A window of Apium graveolens cultivar Ventura chromosome 8, ASM990537v1, whole genome shotgun sequence contains these coding sequences:
- the LOC141679143 gene encoding protein LOL1, producing MPVPLAPYPTTPPPSTPPANGSQSQLVCSGCRNLLLYPVGATSVCCAVCNAVTAVPPPGTEMAQLVCGGCHTLLMYIRGATSVQCSCCHTVNLAMEANQVAHVNCGNCRMMLMYQYGARSVKCAVCNFVTSTGASTSTPEHKFNS from the exons ATGCCAGTCCCTCTTGCTCCGTATCCAACTACTCCACCACCATCTACACCACCTGCAAATG GTTCACAGAGTCAGCTAGTTTGTTCTGGATGTCGAAACCTTTTACTCTATCCGGTAGGAGCAACCTCGGTATGTTGTGCTGTTTGTAATGCAGTTACAGCTGTGCCACCTCCAG GAACTGAAATGGCTCAGTTAGTCTGTGGAGGCTGCCACACATTACTTATGTACATTCGTGGAGCAACAAGCGTGCAATGTTCTTGTTGTCACACAGTGAATTTAGCTATGGAAG CTAATCAAGTAGCACATGTCAATTGTGGAAACTGCCGCATGATGTTAATGTATCAGTATGGAGCACGATCTGTAAAATGTGCAGTTTGCAATTTTGTAACATCAACCGGG GCTTCTACAAGCACACCTGAACACAAGTTCAACAGCTAA